A stretch of Longimicrobium sp. DNA encodes these proteins:
- a CDS encoding thioredoxin domain-containing protein: protein MNRNLLSNLATAVMVICALAVTGLLVRREFFAPPGRAGQPDMRPRRVDDWEALLAAGQWMGRRDAPVRIVEFSDFQCPFCARAQPALDAVRRRHPDRVAVLYRHFPLDAIHPHARPAAVASECAAAQGRFEQFANLLFARQDSLGVTPWARFAREAGVRDSAAFERCLADPRTMEAVDRDVRAAQETEVQVTPTLIVNGTLRPGALTEAELEELVADPGTR from the coding sequence ATGAACCGGAACCTGCTCTCGAACCTGGCGACCGCGGTGATGGTGATCTGCGCGCTCGCCGTCACCGGGCTGCTGGTGCGCCGCGAGTTCTTCGCTCCGCCCGGGCGCGCGGGGCAGCCGGACATGCGGCCGCGGCGGGTGGACGACTGGGAAGCGCTGCTGGCCGCCGGCCAGTGGATGGGGCGCAGGGACGCGCCGGTGCGCATCGTGGAGTTCTCGGACTTCCAGTGCCCGTTCTGCGCGCGGGCGCAGCCGGCGCTCGACGCCGTCCGCCGGCGCCACCCGGACCGCGTGGCCGTGCTGTACCGCCACTTCCCGCTCGACGCCATCCACCCGCACGCGCGACCCGCCGCGGTGGCGTCGGAATGCGCGGCCGCGCAGGGACGCTTCGAGCAGTTCGCCAACCTCCTGTTCGCGCGGCAGGACTCGCTGGGCGTCACGCCGTGGGCCCGCTTCGCCCGCGAGGCGGGGGTGCGCGACTCGGCCGCGTTCGAGCGCTGCTTGGCCGATCCGCGCACGATGGAGGCGGTCGACCGAGACGTGCGCGCCGCCCAGGAGACGGAGGTGCAGGTGACGCCGACGCTGATCGTCAACGGCACGCTGCGCCCCGGCGCGCTCACCGAGGCGGAGCTGGAGGAGCTGGTCGCCGATCCCGGCACCCGATGA